The Candidatus Hydrogenedentota bacterium genome includes a window with the following:
- a CDS encoding exosortase-associated EpsI family protein, which translates to MLRFIVPIITCALLAGIAADQAAREVAPAGVDEYHARVRAALDKIPYNIGDWIGKDTEIRQEALKILDANCTLSRVYRNYKTQHTATLLLVQCADARSLLGHYPPVCYPSQGWSEISSEPGSVPKSYGAFSTTRYAFAYDLMQQSNSLHVTHFTVLPDGRIAPDMGLLETAARDRRYTFCGGASVQLIVDSGLSESEQNEAYDMLFQAAAPWIEVVRAGLDS; encoded by the coding sequence GTGTTAAGATTTATCGTCCCCATAATCACCTGCGCCCTGTTGGCGGGCATTGCCGCGGACCAGGCTGCGCGGGAAGTTGCCCCGGCCGGCGTGGACGAGTATCACGCCCGTGTTCGTGCGGCCCTCGACAAGATCCCGTACAACATCGGCGACTGGATTGGTAAAGATACCGAAATCCGGCAGGAGGCGCTCAAAATCCTCGACGCGAACTGCACGTTGAGTCGTGTATACCGCAACTACAAGACCCAGCACACCGCGACCCTGTTATTGGTTCAATGCGCCGATGCCCGAAGTCTGCTCGGTCACTACCCGCCGGTTTGCTATCCGTCGCAGGGCTGGAGTGAGATCTCCTCCGAACCCGGCTCCGTCCCAAAGAGCTACGGTGCGTTCAGCACGACCCGTTACGCTTTTGCATACGACCTCATGCAGCAGTCCAATTCACTCCATGTGACCCACTTTACCGTGCTGCCCGACGGGCGCATCGCCCCGGACATGGGCCTGCTCGAAACGGCCGCTCGCGATCGCCGTTACACCTTTTGTGGCGGCGCCAGTGTACAATTGATCGTGGATTCCGGTCTCTCGGAAAGCGAACAAAACGAGGCCTACGACATGCTCTTCCAGGCAGCAGCGCCCTGGATAGAGGTTGTCCGGGCGGGATTAGACTCATGA
- the xrt gene encoding exosortase has translation MIFVTVGTQLPFDRLIAAVDHWAESAGRGDVFAQTCGGTYRPAHMANRARISPAECRDYFNRADIVVAHAGMGTIISAIEAGKPLVILPRRVDFGEHRNDHQVATCERFCNLPNVFVANTDQEIPEKIDAALAASQFDATTLEASEELLGVIGGFLDDARSLKDVDGIICFGGSVWSAVDSDEHDIQMMREFSRRMPVMYVNSIGMRTPSVGEGRVFFKRVARKLRSWNRGLSLIRENFGVFSPVTIPVFHRTAWGKAMLAEQVMDAARWMGIKNPLIWVACPPAAEIVDRLPARGMVYQRTDRMEHFPGVDTKLIREYDLSLKSRADLTLFCSTSVFSDEQGECRKAVFVDHGVDYDSFASAPAGDGPEDLREIARPRIGFVGGIDIHTFDPALFVRVAEAMPDCSFVMVGGCSLPPDWCTLGNVHFLGRKPYEEVASYMAACDVLIMPWNRSPWIKACNPVKLKEYLAAGRPVVSTPFDELSRYSDHVEVAEDAEGFVQAIRRVLESPPEASRLRERVVRETWAAKAESAFSAIEESGVSFRNSFSPVAAESEGDTTMQVAENSPTKQADAALAPRGYWRKPILIVTALLALVGFWVTADAWRDIYRLGTTDEESSHVLLAIPAAIWIAWTRRTFAAGARRVGTWLGPALVALGWLLFAYGDLQLFQSIWHFGAICIVVGCIVTIVGREAFLRLWPAFAVLIFLIPVPAILRAQIAPPMQTVTAQITAYLLQTFGEPVTLSGKVLIVNGVSVGIAEACNGIRMVFALALVCFFYAFSTDLSTRARFAIVLASPLIAIVVNIIRLVPTVWLYGHTEVEFAEQFHDLMGWAMMPVALFGLIGFRALISWALKDDPDPPEASKPTPLSDVRPSEV, from the coding sequence GTGATCTTCGTTACCGTCGGGACGCAGTTACCTTTTGACCGGCTGATCGCTGCAGTGGACCATTGGGCAGAGTCGGCAGGTCGGGGTGATGTTTTTGCTCAGACTTGCGGAGGAACCTACCGTCCGGCCCACATGGCGAATCGGGCCCGCATTTCGCCTGCGGAATGCCGGGATTATTTCAACCGAGCGGACATTGTGGTTGCGCATGCGGGGATGGGCACGATAATTTCGGCGATTGAGGCGGGCAAGCCCCTGGTCATCCTACCTCGTCGCGTGGATTTTGGGGAGCACAGAAACGATCACCAGGTGGCTACTTGCGAACGTTTCTGCAATCTTCCGAATGTCTTCGTGGCGAATACGGATCAGGAGATACCGGAAAAGATCGATGCGGCGCTGGCCGCGTCGCAGTTTGATGCCACGACTCTGGAGGCCTCGGAGGAGTTGCTGGGCGTGATTGGTGGTTTTCTGGACGACGCTCGCAGCCTTAAAGATGTTGATGGAATTATTTGTTTTGGTGGGTCGGTATGGAGCGCAGTTGATAGCGACGAACATGACATCCAAATGATGCGGGAATTCAGTCGGCGTATGCCGGTGATGTACGTGAATTCCATTGGGATGCGAACGCCGTCGGTTGGCGAGGGGCGGGTTTTTTTCAAGCGAGTTGCCCGCAAGCTGCGGAGCTGGAACCGCGGGCTCAGCTTGATTCGAGAGAATTTCGGTGTGTTTAGTCCGGTAACAATACCGGTATTCCACCGCACGGCTTGGGGAAAGGCTATGCTGGCGGAGCAGGTGATGGATGCGGCCCGCTGGATGGGAATCAAGAACCCCTTGATCTGGGTGGCCTGTCCTCCTGCGGCCGAGATCGTTGATCGTCTACCGGCCAGGGGCATGGTCTATCAGCGAACCGACCGGATGGAACACTTTCCTGGTGTGGATACCAAGCTGATCAGAGAATATGACCTTTCTCTAAAGTCGCGTGCCGATTTGACGCTTTTCTGTTCCACCAGCGTCTTTTCGGATGAGCAGGGGGAATGTCGCAAGGCGGTTTTTGTGGATCACGGCGTGGACTATGATTCGTTTGCGTCGGCGCCGGCGGGGGATGGGCCGGAGGACCTTCGGGAGATTGCGCGTCCGCGGATTGGGTTTGTGGGTGGAATCGACATTCACACCTTTGACCCGGCGCTGTTTGTGCGGGTGGCGGAAGCGATGCCGGATTGTTCTTTTGTGATGGTGGGCGGGTGTTCTTTGCCGCCGGACTGGTGCACGCTGGGCAATGTCCACTTTCTGGGGCGCAAGCCCTATGAAGAGGTCGCGTCGTATATGGCGGCCTGCGACGTGCTGATCATGCCGTGGAACCGGAGCCCGTGGATCAAGGCCTGTAACCCGGTCAAGCTGAAGGAGTATCTGGCGGCTGGACGTCCGGTTGTCAGCACGCCCTTCGATGAGCTGTCGCGCTACAGCGACCATGTGGAAGTTGCGGAGGATGCGGAGGGCTTTGTTCAGGCAATCCGTCGCGTGTTGGAGAGTCCCCCCGAGGCGTCGCGGTTGCGCGAGCGTGTTGTCCGCGAGACGTGGGCGGCCAAAGCGGAGAGCGCATTCTCCGCAATTGAGGAGTCAGGCGTCAGTTTCAGGAATTCGTTTAGTCCCGTTGCGGCAGAATCTGAGGGCGATACAACGATGCAGGTTGCGGAGAATTCACCGACAAAACAGGCCGATGCGGCACTCGCACCACGCGGGTATTGGCGGAAGCCGATACTGATTGTCACGGCCTTACTCGCCCTCGTGGGCTTCTGGGTGACCGCCGACGCGTGGCGCGACATCTATCGCCTGGGCACTACCGACGAAGAATCCAGCCACGTGCTCCTGGCGATTCCAGCCGCGATCTGGATAGCGTGGACGAGACGAACTTTTGCGGCGGGAGCCCGGCGCGTGGGTACCTGGCTGGGTCCGGCGTTGGTTGCGCTCGGCTGGTTGCTATTTGCCTATGGCGACCTTCAACTTTTCCAGAGTATCTGGCATTTTGGTGCGATTTGTATCGTGGTCGGCTGTATCGTAACCATCGTTGGACGCGAGGCATTCCTTCGCCTTTGGCCGGCCTTTGCCGTGCTCATCTTCCTGATTCCCGTTCCGGCCATCCTGCGGGCGCAGATCGCGCCCCCGATGCAGACGGTCACCGCCCAGATAACGGCGTACCTGTTGCAGACCTTTGGCGAACCGGTTACGTTGAGCGGGAAAGTGCTGATTGTGAACGGAGTCTCGGTGGGCATTGCCGAAGCCTGCAATGGTATACGCATGGTGTTCGCCCTCGCGCTGGTTTGCTTCTTCTATGCGTTTTCCACGGATCTGAGCACGCGGGCTCGATTCGCGATTGTGCTCGCCAGTCCCCTTATCGCCATCGTCGTGAATATTATTCGTCTGGTGCCCACGGTCTGGCTGTACGGGCACACCGAGGTTGAGTTTGCGGAGCAATTTCACGATCTCATGGGCTGGGCGATGATGCCCGTCGCATTGTTTGGCCTGATCGGTTTTCGAGCGTTGATCTCGTGGGCTTTGAAGGATGATCCGGACCCGCCGGAAGCGTCGAAACCCACCCCCTTGTCGGACGTGCGTCCCTCAGAAGTCTGA
- a CDS encoding UDP-N-acetylglucosamine--LPS N-acetylglucosamine transferase has product MCEEALGVVSLFDAGRLGGGEVYSPNARLRVMAIASCGGHWVQLRKLSRAFDGHDVSYVTVSRDYRVEVDGARFYSVIDANLTDKFALVLLAAQMVFVVLRERPDVVISTGAAPGFFGLAWSKLLLGSRTIWVDSIANSERLSASGRHVGRFADLWLTQWKHLRSNEGPYYEGAIL; this is encoded by the coding sequence ATGTGCGAAGAGGCTTTGGGCGTAGTGTCGTTGTTTGACGCGGGGCGATTGGGGGGGGGTGAGGTGTACTCGCCCAATGCCCGTCTGCGGGTGATGGCAATCGCATCGTGCGGGGGGCATTGGGTGCAATTACGCAAACTTTCCAGAGCTTTTGATGGTCATGATGTCTCTTACGTCACGGTGAGCCGCGATTATCGGGTGGAGGTTGATGGCGCGCGGTTCTATTCTGTAATAGACGCCAACCTTACCGATAAGTTTGCGTTGGTTTTGCTTGCGGCCCAGATGGTTTTTGTGGTTTTGCGTGAGCGGCCCGATGTAGTCATTTCTACGGGCGCCGCGCCGGGCTTCTTCGGGCTGGCGTGGTCCAAGTTGCTGCTCGGTTCACGGACGATCTGGGTAGACAGCATTGCCAATTCCGAGCGACTTTCTGCTTCCGGTCGCCATGTGGGACGCTTTGCCGACCTTTGGCTGACCCAGTGGAAGCACCTGCGGAGCAATGAGGGGCCGTACTATGAGGGAGCAATCCTGTGA
- the asnB gene encoding asparagine synthase (glutamine-hydrolyzing), translating into MQARQEWVHAMTDQLAHRGPDGSGSLLLEDVALGHRRLSIIDLSHSIQPMSTSEGRFHLTYNGEIFNYKELRAVLEKDGATFRTAGDTEVLLQVLRYWGPAGLHKLNGQFAFAFYDESQHELMVCRDRMGILPLFYHFDGRRFSFASEIKALLALPWIDAELNPDAVERYLATRSTRAPQTLFRGIHKLEPGTHLILSASGELKKTQWWCLPGPVSNVSGPQEAECLVRDALTSAVKARLVADVPVGAFLSGGLDSSLITALAATINEKPVTCFVAGFGDARFDEVPYAQSVAEHYGLELEVVLLDPGAFISSYEKLTWNRDAPLSEPGDVAVYHIAIQAASRVKVMLSGEGADELFAGYPKHRIDQQLDALQRLPIGLRKYIVPFLERRLAQRASRLRVAVRALSARSRQERWLNWFAPFTWYELEAMREGFGGILDESSDVDSDYLNAMLRNDCGQWLGDNLLERGDRMSMAASIECRPPFMDHNLVELAFQIPSSLKCKRGTGKIVLRNIAKDLLPPQIIERRKIGFKVPIDQWFRGEMREYVWDHLLGTNSFVGEYLSRKVIADIYSRHLSGKNEELKIWTLLGLEIWHRRFLVM; encoded by the coding sequence ATGCAAGCACGCCAGGAATGGGTGCACGCGATGACTGATCAATTGGCGCATCGCGGCCCTGACGGCTCTGGGAGTCTCCTGCTAGAGGATGTCGCGCTGGGACACCGGCGACTTTCAATTATCGACCTCTCTCATTCGATCCAACCGATGAGTACAAGTGAGGGGCGTTTCCACCTGACCTATAACGGAGAGATTTTCAACTACAAGGAATTGCGCGCTGTGTTGGAAAAGGACGGGGCAACCTTTAGGACGGCAGGGGACACGGAGGTGCTGCTTCAGGTCCTAAGATACTGGGGGCCAGCGGGGCTTCATAAGCTCAACGGACAATTCGCTTTCGCGTTCTATGATGAAAGTCAGCACGAGCTGATGGTGTGCCGCGATCGAATGGGTATTTTACCGCTCTTTTACCACTTTGACGGGAGACGCTTTTCTTTCGCATCGGAAATAAAGGCGCTGCTGGCTTTGCCTTGGATCGACGCGGAGCTTAACCCCGATGCGGTTGAGCGCTATCTGGCAACGCGGTCCACACGCGCACCACAAACGCTGTTTCGCGGAATCCATAAACTGGAGCCAGGCACCCACCTGATTCTTAGTGCCTCTGGCGAATTGAAGAAAACGCAGTGGTGGTGTTTGCCTGGTCCTGTTTCCAACGTAAGTGGCCCGCAGGAGGCGGAGTGTTTGGTCAGAGATGCGCTTACCAGTGCGGTAAAGGCCAGGTTGGTGGCAGATGTTCCAGTTGGCGCGTTTCTCAGTGGGGGGCTTGATAGCAGCCTGATTACGGCGCTGGCAGCAACTATCAACGAGAAACCCGTCACGTGTTTCGTTGCGGGTTTTGGTGATGCTCGATTCGATGAGGTGCCTTACGCTCAAAGTGTAGCGGAGCACTACGGACTTGAATTGGAAGTTGTTCTGCTAGACCCCGGGGCCTTTATATCATCTTACGAGAAGTTGACTTGGAATCGCGATGCACCACTCTCGGAACCTGGAGATGTGGCGGTCTACCACATAGCAATACAGGCAGCCTCACGTGTAAAGGTCATGTTGAGCGGAGAAGGGGCGGACGAGCTGTTTGCAGGGTATCCCAAGCACCGAATCGACCAGCAACTGGATGCCCTTCAGCGCCTTCCAATCGGACTCCGAAAATATATTGTTCCCTTCCTTGAACGCAGGCTCGCACAGAGAGCGTCCAGACTGCGTGTGGCAGTTCGAGCATTGAGCGCCAGATCGCGCCAAGAGCGGTGGCTGAACTGGTTCGCGCCATTTACCTGGTACGAACTTGAAGCCATGCGGGAAGGATTTGGTGGGATCCTCGATGAGTCGTCTGATGTGGACTCTGATTATTTGAACGCCATGCTCAGAAACGATTGCGGGCAGTGGCTGGGGGACAATCTTCTCGAACGGGGAGATCGTATGTCAATGGCCGCGTCCATAGAGTGCCGTCCGCCATTCATGGATCATAATCTGGTCGAACTCGCCTTTCAAATTCCCAGTTCATTGAAATGCAAGCGCGGAACCGGAAAGATCGTCCTTCGAAACATAGCAAAGGATTTGCTTCCTCCACAAATCATTGAGCGAAGAAAGATAGGATTTAAGGTGCCAATCGATCAGTGGTTTCGAGGAGAAATGCGCGAATACGTCTGGGATCATTTACTGGGGACAAACTCCTTCGTCGGGGAGTATTTGTCGCGCAAAGTCATCGCGGATATTTATTCGCGACATCTCTCAGGCAAGAATGAGGAACTGAAAATCTGGACTCTTCTTGGATTGGAAATATGGCACAGAAGATTCTTGGTGATGTGA
- a CDS encoding glycosyltransferase family 2 protein encodes MSVHDVTVIVVTYNTREMTQACLTSLREGAQELSIEIIVIDNASEDGSADMIRKDFPGAALISSEQNHGFAGANNLAAREARGKYVLLLNPDTLVLNSAIDRLVAFAEAHPEASIFGGRTFFGDGTLNPASCFRAPSLWGLFCRAVALDVTFPDSVLFNPDCYGGWARDTVREVDIVSGCFLLIRSGLWRELGGFDTDYFMYGEDWDLCMRARALGHKCLICPEAEIVHYGGASEPLQDGRIVRLLQTKVLLFRKRWGKLRRMAGVALLSLWVIVRLVGYGASCLILGVRCEEYGCWKRIWAARSQWRA; translated from the coding sequence ATGAGCGTCCATGATGTAACAGTCATAGTGGTGACTTATAACACGCGGGAGATGACCCAGGCATGTTTGACTTCATTACGTGAAGGCGCGCAAGAACTTAGTATTGAAATAATTGTAATAGACAACGCATCGGAAGACGGCTCTGCCGACATGATCCGGAAGGATTTCCCAGGCGCAGCTCTAATCTCAAGTGAGCAAAACCACGGCTTTGCGGGAGCAAACAACCTGGCCGCGCGGGAGGCTCGAGGGAAGTACGTTCTACTGTTGAATCCTGATACGCTGGTGCTGAATAGCGCTATCGACCGGCTGGTGGCGTTTGCGGAGGCCCACCCGGAGGCGAGTATTTTTGGCGGGCGGACGTTTTTCGGGGACGGGACGTTGAATCCGGCTTCGTGTTTTCGGGCGCCGTCCCTTTGGGGGCTATTTTGTCGGGCGGTAGCGCTTGACGTGACTTTTCCTGATTCTGTGCTGTTCAATCCAGACTGCTATGGCGGCTGGGCTCGTGACACAGTTCGAGAGGTCGATATTGTCAGCGGTTGCTTTTTGCTGATCCGGTCGGGGCTCTGGCGGGAGTTGGGGGGCTTTGACACGGATTATTTCATGTATGGGGAGGACTGGGATCTTTGCATGCGTGCGCGGGCGCTTGGTCACAAGTGCTTGATTTGCCCGGAGGCGGAAATCGTGCACTATGGGGGGGCGTCAGAGCCGCTGCAGGATGGGCGGATTGTGCGGTTGCTTCAGACAAAGGTGCTGCTTTTCCGGAAGCGCTGGGGGAAGCTGCGGCGCATGGCGGGGGTGGCTCTCTTGTCCCTGTGGGTTATTGTTCGCCTGGTGGGGTATGGTGCGTCATGTCTCATCCTGGGCGTTCGGTGCGAGGAGTATGGCTGTTGGAAGCGAATTTGGGCCGCCCGATCGCAATGGCGCGCGTAG
- a CDS encoding glycosyltransferase family 4 protein translates to MSVAQAVSNSIYARTYGFSDASDLSIERAIQGEQYFLGQCTLIWTNSRWTAQGLIAQGVSEDRIRVYPPACGVRDPGVVDREWSQRRILFIGVDWERKGGPLLVEAFRRVRRQLADARLTIIGCSPQVSDEGVEILGYLSKANPNEARLIEQALSNASVFCMPTHFDTTGIVFLESAMYGLPSIMLAGQGREEIFPSDTAIHVSEPCPDQLADVLIEMLNDPDRLASMGERARANVLEKHTWEETAKVVFSYLIEAVSAKTANGA, encoded by the coding sequence ATGTCCGTAGCACAAGCAGTCTCAAATTCAATTTACGCACGTACGTATGGCTTCAGCGACGCGAGTGATCTTTCCATTGAACGGGCAATACAAGGCGAGCAATACTTCCTTGGCCAATGTACTCTGATATGGACTAATTCGCGTTGGACCGCGCAAGGCCTCATCGCTCAGGGTGTGTCAGAGGATCGGATTCGAGTATACCCGCCAGCATGCGGTGTACGCGATCCTGGAGTTGTCGATAGAGAGTGGAGTCAACGGCGAATACTATTTATTGGTGTAGACTGGGAGCGAAAAGGTGGGCCTTTGCTCGTTGAGGCTTTTCGACGGGTTCGAAGGCAACTTGCCGATGCCCGCCTGACGATCATCGGCTGCTCGCCACAAGTGTCAGACGAGGGCGTGGAGATCCTGGGATACCTGAGCAAAGCGAATCCGAATGAGGCGCGACTGATCGAGCAAGCGCTTTCCAATGCGTCTGTGTTTTGCATGCCAACACATTTTGACACTACTGGTATTGTTTTTCTTGAGTCAGCCATGTATGGTCTTCCATCGATAATGCTTGCGGGCCAGGGGCGAGAAGAAATCTTTCCCTCAGATACCGCCATACATGTAAGTGAGCCATGTCCAGACCAACTGGCGGATGTGCTCATAGAGATGCTGAATGATCCGGACCGTCTCGCAAGTATGGGAGAGCGTGCACGTGCAAATGTTCTTGAAAAGCATACCTGGGAAGAGACTGCTAAAGTTGTGTTTTCCTATCTCATAGAAGCGGTTAGTGCAAAGACGGCAAACGGAGCCTAG
- a CDS encoding glycosyltransferase, with amino-acid sequence MPYVSVIMPAYNPGEYLGPAVDSILAQDFDDLELLIVDDGSTDGYVDLLAKSRFDSRLRVIRQPNSGKPAAMNRAMREAVGEWIVMQDADDIAHPERIERLVQAVKGEPDLGAVFSGYYLVVNHHSLAPLSEKKNRVACREDIEQFRMPSHDPTIMFRAAIGRELGFDEELRGTEGYDFILRLGERYPLCVIPDVLYGYRIHDDSITRSDPVKRHHLMIKTLSKACQRRGLVFENQFPILSISGRATIFADNGLHAHFMQSVLSLREKGNLLAAWKTALASIAFQPRHIRYYRPLAGAALPWWLIRRLRRQKQGRPKDSSSGRIRILVENPFERSDPERYQFFHQDETYDYRTVCTQSTGRSKVGRIWSILRNILAIRWAILLARPHMVFCGDPRTGLPTCLFARLTGVRVPMVIWNFNMQSLYGGMRYWVARWGLRAVDRVVVYSNHEKRCYAAHFGVEENKFYTMLLSGPYLDDIRYQSLLSEEKEDYVVSPGYSGRDFRFLAEVASRTPELRFVVLAYPDFIDATLPENVDVRHSMPELEFCRWIARARLCLLPIANTETANGQIAIVQAMSLRTLLVTNETNGTVDYLAPGVNCISFDKSDVDGTARKLRRLFGSIAEYDGLVMHAYEDARANMGIEATTASVHVLVSEFVESGGGTRMVQDAFTDQRRQ; translated from the coding sequence TTGCCTTATGTTTCCGTCATCATGCCGGCTTATAATCCTGGAGAGTATCTGGGTCCGGCAGTGGACAGTATCCTCGCGCAGGATTTCGACGACCTTGAATTATTGATAGTCGACGACGGAAGTACGGACGGCTACGTGGATTTGTTGGCGAAGAGCCGCTTTGATTCACGACTGCGTGTAATACGCCAGCCGAACTCTGGAAAGCCGGCGGCAATGAACAGGGCGATGCGAGAGGCCGTCGGAGAGTGGATAGTGATGCAGGATGCGGACGACATAGCCCACCCCGAGCGTATCGAAAGGCTGGTCCAGGCGGTTAAGGGCGAGCCGGACTTGGGTGCCGTATTTAGCGGCTACTACTTGGTAGTGAACCACCACTCCCTGGCTCCTCTATCGGAGAAGAAGAATAGGGTAGCTTGTCGAGAAGACATTGAACAGTTTCGTATGCCCTCCCACGATCCGACAATCATGTTTCGCGCTGCGATTGGAAGAGAGTTGGGTTTTGATGAGGAATTGCGCGGAACAGAGGGCTATGATTTTATACTTCGACTCGGTGAGCGATACCCACTTTGTGTCATTCCAGACGTGCTGTACGGTTACCGGATTCACGATGATTCGATAACTCGCAGTGACCCGGTAAAACGCCACCACCTCATGATTAAGACCTTGAGTAAAGCCTGCCAGCGGCGTGGGTTGGTTTTCGAAAATCAGTTTCCAATCTTGTCAATATCCGGACGGGCTACCATTTTCGCAGACAATGGCCTTCACGCTCACTTCATGCAGAGTGTCTTGAGTTTACGCGAGAAAGGCAACCTTTTGGCCGCGTGGAAGACCGCCCTTGCAAGTATTGCCTTTCAGCCCAGGCATATACGATACTATCGACCACTGGCAGGAGCTGCCCTTCCGTGGTGGCTTATTCGACGACTGCGGCGGCAGAAACAAGGGCGACCCAAAGACTCTTCATCCGGGCGAATCCGCATTCTTGTTGAGAATCCATTTGAGCGCAGTGATCCCGAGCGCTATCAGTTTTTCCATCAGGATGAGACGTATGACTACCGGACTGTGTGTACGCAATCGACCGGACGGAGCAAAGTTGGTCGTATTTGGTCGATACTGCGAAACATACTCGCAATTCGATGGGCGATTCTGCTAGCTCGCCCACACATGGTCTTCTGCGGGGATCCTCGTACAGGGCTTCCGACCTGCCTGTTTGCGCGCCTGACAGGCGTCCGCGTGCCAATGGTTATCTGGAATTTTAATATGCAGTCCCTTTATGGAGGAATGCGTTACTGGGTAGCTCGATGGGGACTTCGAGCGGTCGACCGGGTGGTCGTGTACTCCAACCATGAGAAACGATGCTATGCGGCACATTTTGGGGTAGAAGAGAACAAGTTTTATACAATGCTGCTAAGCGGCCCCTATCTGGATGATATTCGCTATCAGTCGCTCTTGTCAGAGGAGAAGGAGGATTATGTAGTATCACCCGGCTACTCGGGGCGAGACTTCCGATTTCTTGCCGAAGTCGCCAGCCGCACACCTGAACTTCGATTTGTCGTCTTGGCCTACCCCGATTTTATTGATGCGACATTACCCGAGAATGTAGATGTGCGTCACAGTATGCCTGAATTGGAATTCTGCCGCTGGATCGCGAGGGCTCGGCTGTGTCTTCTTCCGATTGCAAACACCGAGACAGCCAATGGACAAATTGCAATAGTGCAGGCTATGAGCCTGCGGACGCTTCTCGTTACGAATGAAACGAACGGTACAGTAGACTATTTGGCCCCAGGAGTAAACTGCATTTCGTTCGATAAGAGCGATGTTGATGGTACGGCACGTAAACTGAGGCGACTTTTCGGTTCGATCGCGGAGTATGATGGCTTAGTTATGCACGCGTATGAGGATGCGCGCGCAAACATGGGAATAGAGGCCACAACGGCGTCGGTGCATGTACTTGTCAGTGAGTTCGTAGAGAGCGGCGGCGGTACACGTATGGTTCAAGACGCCTTCACCGACCAGCGGCGCCAATAG
- a CDS encoding glycosyltransferase family 2 protein yields MSGDVDILMVTYDRAEYTRITLNQLLDTSTEGTRIWIWHNGNHQPTLNVVRSYLDHPRLFRFHHSNENKKLREPTNWFLTEAEGPYLAKVDDDLLMPAGWIQRIVSAYQANPDVGVLGTWPFMAEDIRPELAERKVVPLQGGDSMMLNCWVGGNGVVVKKELVKKIGLIRKKESFPRWMMRACAKGYNVGWLYPFIVCENLDDPRSEFCRIKTDEDAKRYAGLSNQVLGLFTVEELVSTIREQAIGVQMTPYDIRQHIGPRAFARRVIGKVGRVISRHVKERG; encoded by the coding sequence GTGAGCGGCGACGTTGATATTCTGATGGTTACTTATGACCGTGCTGAGTATACCCGCATTACACTCAATCAACTGCTTGACACGTCTACCGAGGGTACCCGTATATGGATCTGGCATAACGGCAACCATCAGCCGACCCTCAACGTAGTACGTTCATATCTTGATCACCCTCGACTTTTCAGGTTTCATCACAGCAATGAGAACAAGAAGCTTCGCGAGCCAACCAACTGGTTCTTGACCGAGGCAGAGGGACCGTATCTGGCAAAAGTTGATGATGACCTGCTGATGCCTGCCGGGTGGATTCAGCGAATAGTGTCCGCGTACCAAGCCAATCCGGATGTGGGCGTATTGGGAACATGGCCATTTATGGCGGAAGATATTCGGCCGGAGCTTGCGGAAAGAAAAGTAGTTCCCTTACAGGGTGGGGATAGCATGATGCTCAACTGCTGGGTGGGTGGGAACGGAGTGGTCGTCAAGAAGGAACTGGTTAAGAAGATCGGTCTGATCCGAAAGAAGGAATCATTTCCGCGGTGGATGATGCGTGCCTGTGCGAAGGGATACAATGTTGGCTGGCTGTATCCGTTTATTGTTTGTGAGAATCTAGATGACCCGCGTAGCGAATTCTGCAGGATAAAAACGGACGAGGATGCCAAGCGTTACGCGGGGCTTTCGAATCAAGTCCTTGGGTTATTCACAGTGGAAGAACTTGTTAGTACGATCAGGGAGCAAGCGATTGGTGTGCAAATGACTCCCTATGATATCCGTCAACACATTGGCCCGCGCGCTTTCGCCCGTCGCGTCATCGGGAAGGTCGGGCGAGTTATTTCACGTCATGTCAAGGAGAGGGGATAA